TCGTCCCTAAATGGGTTAGATCGAGGAAGAATACCATAATTTATTGGAttgttatattattttggttATATACTGATTTACCAGATCATATTTCTCCAACTCCAGGTATCTGTCTAACAAATCAAATTTCAAGAGTTGTCATTATGGCTTCtgaatttttagaaataccCGATATTACTAATAAATTAAGAGCTGAAATTCAACCAGGTTTCACATCTGTTCCAGTTCAATATGCCTTATTCTGCTTAcatctattaaaaattgcCATTCTAACCTTTTTCTTAGAAACCGGGTTTGTTAATCCCTACAGTATTAAtccaattaaaaattggatGGTCTTAAACAGTGCAGCAACCTCCCCACAATTGAAAGAAGTAGCTAAAAAATTAGGATGGATCGGAACTAGAAGATCTACCAAAGCCGGTTATGAATCTGGTTTatacaattttattttagcCAAACATGGTGGCCAAGTTGGTGCATTCAGAGCTGGTGTCTTGACATCTGCCATTAATCCAGGTTTTGTGTTAGAAAGAGGTGAAGGTTTTCAAACTCCATTAAAAGACAGATCTAAAAACTCAACTTTTGAAACTATGAAGGAAAAGAGAAAGTTCATTTTGGGTGATGATTACTATCAAGCATTAGAAGACAACTTGAAACATAATTTGGCCGTAGCAAGAAAGGAAAACAACTCTGGTAAATATTCTGaagaaattagaagatttagaaaatacGGTCTGTTTGAAGTTGACGATAGATTGACAGAAATGGTCGCATTAAGAAAAGAAGTTCATCCTAAATATGCAAAGAaggatgaagatgaagaaaagaaaaagaaataatttatctcTATTATCTTTTATGCATCACTATTTCtcatgaaaatttttttgattctCTAACgtaatttttgtttaatactttttttttatactcATATTTCAGCCTGCCTTATTGTGATTTAAGATGTTAATACTAGAATTTATAAactatcatttttttttatgttactcattatatttataatgtCTCATAGATACATGAACTTTATTTaacatttaatattttttctgaACTCATATCTTATAAGTACTAAGAAACcaattaaattagataaGCTCAAGACAATTGTTCACCAATTTAGAATCATTCAATgcttaatttaatattgtatttcaataaaaatatgttaCATACCAGAATCTTAATACTTTGTGACAAAAATCACGTGGTAACAAAAAATtgttcaaaaaaattacgCTCCGTACGGGACTCGAACCCGCAATCGTCTCCTTAGGAGGGAAACGCGTTACCATTACGCCAACGGAGCGTTAACTTTGAACTTCCAAATTGTTATAGCAACTTTTATTGAGAATGAAAATGCGTGCCCAATGTATATTTTTGGGGATCATAATATGTTGGAAGgcaaatttattttagaataattgtttttattatttaaaaaaatatataatggGAAGATATGAGGTGCTAGctgtaaaataaatattctgtAAAACGATAGatactgggattcaagagagttagacattgttatacagtgtttaagatgtaaagacggttactttattttgaaatatatagtaaatactataactaaaatgaatatatttcttaaatagtgtttttcgatataataagaaaaacacattttaaataataagtcaAGTGATAAAAAGTCTTTTAtcacttaatagaaaatattataatcatAGTCCAGCAATAGACTCTAAAAATCTAAGCTATTTGGTGAATGaaggaaaaatttataCTATACTTGAACTAAAGATCAAAAATACCCTTAAATGTACAATAACATTTAACAAAAACGCTTTCTAACTCatttagaataaaaaaatttttcagcgttatttgcattttttttccaaccTCTTTGAAACATATATCTGtttcatttctttttatcatAATGTTTccttttatatattgaaaGCTTGATCTACTATAAATGGGAAACTTATGAATAAATACTTTAAACCCAGGTcttaaacaaataataataaatgcCAAATGTTACGCTTGTAGTTACTTAAgtattttggaaaaagtCTAATTTTCaagtttaaaattgaaagaatcatagatatttttatcttgaatactattttcatttgaaaaGTAAAGTGATTTCGAAATGTcttaataacaatatctACTTTTTGTTTCATAATTACATATAAACAAGCCATGTTGATCGAAGTAGCAAGAACCAAGACGATAACCTagcaaattatttttgcCATCTAATAATGTGGAaatagaatattaaaaaaaaaagaaccaAATATATAATGTATAAAACGAAAAATAAACATCATGATACCATAATTGGTATTATTGGTGTAAATTGTAAAAGAAATCTATATCAATTAAAGTGAGTAGAacatataattaataaaagtaattagagaaatatcaaaaaaaaaaaagaaataagaCAAGACAATGTAGATTGTGTAGAACAAATAACGGGCATATaggataataataaagtatgCAGTGACTATGCAACGAACAACGAATTAACTGTAATGGAAAGCataactaaaaaaaatgttctGAATACCTCTGATGATATCTATCTTCGTTGGCTAATATATCTCTTAATACAAATCCTCGATTATTGAGTATTATTGGCTGCAAtgaaaattgttttttccaattatttTCCTTACGAGAAAAATAtgttaattcatttaagGTGAAGTTGAAAATATCAGATCCATAATTTGAAGTATCATTAGTCCCTCGTATTGTTCTACTCTCATTCTCATTAACTTTTGAACTGCATACATTTGTAGAAAAtgtattatattctttttcattcaGTCTTTTATCGTAAtaattgctattattataattattaacagATCTATCTGTCATAGGCCTCACAAAATTGGCTTGACCAGATAACAAATTACTGTTATTAAGATTTTGTTTGTATGAAGTAGAATTTCTTGATTCGGAGCGAATCAAAGTAACTCTAGCTGGCTCGCTACTTTCCTTATCCATAGAggaaattgatgaattatttaatacaGTATTTCCACCACTAATAGGGCTCGCTATTCTGGATGTACTCCTGTAATTTTTCATGTTGATAGTGCTACTGCTAACATTATCAAGATTCTGGCCATAAAATTGTCCATGTCCTCGAGAAGATGCGTTAGATTTCATAAAGTTGTAATTTGCTATATTTTGAGACTGAGGTGAGCTTGAAATTGGAAATGGTCGGAGGTTAGATGATGAGGAAACTGGGTAGAATCCTTCATATTTAGATTGTGCCATAGAATCCCAATGATTGGAGCTAGTACTTGAAGAAATGCTATAATCATTCGTTAAATTCTCCACACCGTTTGGCTTATTATTCACATCTAGAAAAGAGTTACCATTCTGACTTTGACATATATTCTCTTTAGATGGTccaaaattatcattacaaCATGAATTTAAGAATGAAGATTGTATGTTTTTGTGTCGTTCATCAAATCTACCATGGTTATTATACGAGTGAGCGACATTCAAGTGTTGAATGTCTGAGAGGTGTATAGAGCGATCATTAAATATCTCATTTGCTCTTGCACGATTAGGGGTTGAGCTTGTAAGTAGTTGGGATGGGCTGCCATATATAGAGTTATCAGGAAAGTTAGTTTTATATGCATTGGAATGTGTTGAAGGGTAATAGTTAATAGAACTGCGCTGATGTAATATCTTTTGAGAACCAGATGGACTCATTGGTTGCCAATTGCTATGTGTCTGGCTTATCACAGAATTGGCTGTATCCGGTCGTTGGGCAATCGTACCAGAGCTTTGTTGTTCCCTATATTGGTTACCATATGAATAATCATGTTTATATAGGGGCTCTTGGGACATAATTTCAGTAGCCTAACTATctatttttgtatttttagaCAATTGTCATTTTCTTGGCTATTTGAGTAAATTTGAATgtttttgtattaatatttattatattccCGCTCTCCACTTTTGAGATTGCTATTATTGTTTCAAGgtataaaaaatcaataagCAAGAAAATATAAGGCTAAAGAAACAGGAttggaaaattaaaaaaaatatataaaaaaaataaaaatataaaaatttaaaaaacaaagcTTTACATgcttaataatttattaactaGGGTTTTAAAGGTAGAGAAGTATGAGTCTTAATTCTAATCTTTTATCTGATTTGGATGCAgcatttattaaagataacAGCCAATTAGTGGAAGCATacaatgatattaattGGAATGACCTCACGTCATTAAATAACTTAGTAGCAAGCATAGAGAAAGTGGTGGTAAAGTATAAAACTCCTAATATCGATATTAGAGAGGCGCTAGAGGGAATATTTTGGCAACTTCTTAAAAGATACCCATTATTTTTCGGatattggaaaaaatttaccGCCATTATATATCAGCTTAATGGCTTAGAAGCATCGATTAAcattttatcaaaatcgATAGAAGCGTTCCCAAGATCGTTAGAATTATGGTGTGATTATCTAAATGTTATGTGTGCCAATAACCCTGACCAAATTGACACGATTAGAAAGAATTTTCTGAAAGCTAAGGATTTGGTAGGCCATCATTTTTTGGCAAATACGTTTTGGGATAAATATATTGCATTTGAGACTAAACATGAAGAATGGGacaatttatttgatatatataatgaaatGGTGGATATACCACTACATCAATATTCTAGATATGGCCAAGCATATATGAACTTATTACAATCAGGTAAAACAAAGAAGACAGATAAAGATGCTAGCTCACGGTTAAAATGGACCCAAAAATTGGTTAGCATGGTTTGGACTTAtgaaagtaaaataaaGCAAAGCTATTTCAGTTTGACACCTCCTTCGGAGGGTGAAGTTAATAATTGGGATGCatatctttcttttctccTGAGTAACTATAAgaacaataaaatatccATAAAATATGTTACAATGGTGTTTGAGAGATCATTAACTCCATGcctttattttgaaaaaatatggCTAAAATATGTGAATTGGTTACAAAATGAAAACTATTTTCAACTCCCACAtgttattgatatttataaGAGAGGAAATAAGGTATTGGCAGTACAATGCAGGGAATTCAGGTTCcaatatatcaaatatttgaagaagcaatattctaataataaagatatggTTTTCGTATATTTCACAGAAGCAATTGCATCCTTTAATGAAATATGGCCATTAGAAGTCTTCCCAATGGGCGAATATTTAGTAATTGTAAAAAGGTATAAATTTGCTTCAAGAATCTCACAACCTAGTAAAGAAATCTTAAGCAAACAAACTGCATTTTGGAAATATCTTGATAAATGTGTCATGAATtacttgaaaaaaaatatagatcTATCAGATCCTTTACAAAGTATGATGAATGATCATAACATATCTGCCGTAATATCAATGTTGATAAAACATGTGTGGCTAGTTTTGAAAAACACAATGCAAActatgaaatattttaactattttggaaaaattaaaattttacaatCATCTGTAACATTTTGGCTATTGTactataaatttgaaaaatcatctaaaaattttataaaactagagagttttattaataatcttgGCTCAAAAATTTTCCTGCCGACAACTATAATGAATGATATTTTGACAGATTATTCAAAGTTTTATTTAACGAATGCCACTGTAACTGATTTTCAAAAAGCTCAAAAATCAGATTTATATGAGGAAACCCCTAAATTAGACCCAATCCTTTATTCTCACTTTAAATTGAATGATCCAAGTTGGTATCCTGGAAAGAATTTCAATATAACACTTGACAACATTCAGAAAAAGCAGGAATTTAAAGAGAATGGCCATCCAGgtataataatagataaaCCTCAAATTACGAACACTATAATAGGTGTGAATTCTAAAAACTTCATCAAGAGACCGCCAGGACTTCCTCAATTTAGAAACTTGGAGAAAATTAACCAATCGCCTAGATATACAGAGTATATTCCCTAATAGTAAGCTGTTTTTTAAGTTCCCCTAATTAAGCTAGCTAAATGtaagataatttttaaaaagaaacagaAACAATAGGTTAATGAATACAATACAATCATATACACTACGAGAAAATATTGAgccttttctttttatgtGAACAAAAAAACTGCAGGTCTATAGTGAAAATTTTATGTATTTCATGGGGTATTACGAGggtcatatatatatgtatgtatgtgCGCGTTTGCCGATGTATACTGCATCAAATATATCTGTCATATGCTGTCACTTTGTCGTCCTATAATCGTTAAACCATCTCTTATAAGTGCATCACCTGTCACCAAATTATCCCCAAATACTTCTAATAAGGAAATATTTAAGTTTTGCTTCCCAATCAGCTCCACAACATCATTATTCACTGAACGAACAAATGACATGTTTAGATGCCTTAATTCTGGCAAGAACATATGAGTGAAACTTTCTTGTGtcaattgttttaaactgtttaaatttagatCCAAAATAGAATCCTTAGCTTCacttaaaaataattctacaaTAGAAGCATTTCCCAAATTAATACATTTTTGCAGGCTTAAAGCTTTTAACTTTGGGAAAGAAGTAGtagaaaaaagataaacCATGGAATCATCAGTAATTTGGTCCAATTCTTCTATCGAAAGCTCTTCTAAGATGTGGTTATCTGCTAAGAATGCACTAAATCCATTAATTATAGAAACATCTGTTATTGCTGTACAtccatttaaatttaagcTTTTTAAGCTTTTACCAATTTGACTTAATATGTTAATCACTGTTTCATCATTAACATCATCCTCGTTATAGGGATATTGAAGCGAAATTGTATGAAATTCTTGGTTTGTCAAGTATTGTGgtattaatgaataattgAAAAGTGAATCCATTCTAGAAAAGCCCAAGGAAATTAATTCAGGCCCACAATTTTCTAGTAAAGATGACAAGTTCTTATCTGTAAATCTATGAGTATTGGATATGTGAAATTCCTTCAAACGACCTTTCATTCCTTCAAAAAACTTGGACCATGTAGGTTCATTGATAAGAAATGGACCATCCAAGAATAGTGATTCTAAATTCGGCAATTTTTCCATTATAAACAGAAGAgcttcattatttaattgtcCACACATATTTAATGTTAAACTCTTTAAATAAGGAGAAAATATGGCTAATGTTTTGTAGCCATCGTAAGATATTTTGGAACAGTCATGAAATTCTAATGCTGTTAAATTTGtcttcaaaaataattgaagtGTGGTGTCATTTAAGGCTCGGTTTTTAGAAAGAGCTTTTGctaaattatttagattATCGACTGATATACCCCCAAAAACCTGTCGTAAATGGGAATATGTATCAGGTgaatctttattatatgATGAATCTGTATTGGTAGAATTTCCTATTACAGTTGGTATGTTTTCAGtaatattcttcttttcaAGTTTCAATATGTTTTCACTAATGTTTGATATACAAATAGATTGTAAAGTCGGTATTATAAAGGTTTTCCGATCTAACAAATTTGCAGctttctttcttcttttttttcttgctTGCAGGACCTGTTTTTTCCTTTTAGtattcttttcttcttcttccttCTCAACTTCTTTGGTTAAATTAGAAGTGGTGGTTGTACTAAGGCTAATAGAATCATATTCTTCTTCGTCACTATCATTTTGAGCACTTCTTAATCTACGTGAAAATCTGGATAAATCTGCCTTATCTTGATCGGATTCTGTTGCTGATGAATCGCTTGACTCTTGAATCTCAGCTTCTATCCCATCTCCAGCTTCCTTTTTAACAACAATAACCTTATTTTTCGGGGCACTTCCATTATTACTGCTTTGTTGTTCAATATTAGACTCTTCCTCTTCCttctctttctttttcttctgaTGCTCTAGCCAGTTGTTCCTAATAGTTTCTGCATTAATACCTTCctgttttaaaaattgagtTAAGGCAGAGTTTGGACCTTTAacatcattttcatttgttcTATTTCTTCGTCCCGGTCTATACATTCAGTAATTAAGATACTTTCACactaaaattttttgaattaagaACCTAAATgttcataattttttatttttagaggagttttttttttcaattactTAAGTTGAAGGtttaacaaattaaagatttcgGAActcatcatttttaaaaacagTAGCCAATTAATAACCAAtaacaattaaaataaaaaatatattttggtaTTAAAGCGGAAAGAAAGTAAATTTTCTGAAGAACTTTGCGTTCTGAAGTCAAGCATTTATGCTAAGACACATAGactttaataattactAAATAATGCAAAAAAGAGTAAATAAactataatataatataccgtacaaaataatattagaaattcttcaaaatattctttgCTGCAGTTCTACCGAATACTACACACTCTAACAGGCTAGATCCACCTAATCTGTTATGCCCATGGACGCCACCAGTTACTTCACCTGCACCATATAACCCTTTTGCTAATGGTTCATTGTTTTTACCCAAAATTTCAGAGTTCGTATTAAACTTAACACCGCCCATAGTAAAATGAACTACTGGTGTTATTTCACCAATATAAAGTTCCGATGACGAGTTAATATCTGGgccaaaattatttaagaacACTTTACGG
The window above is part of the Henningerozyma blattae CBS 6284 chromosome 2, complete genome genome. Proteins encoded here:
- the GSF2 gene encoding Gsf2p (similar to Saccharomyces cerevisiae GSF2 (YML048W); ancestral locus Anc_1.496), with protein sequence MEVYLRVNDDIERDTAIVIEKDDTINNKIKTIFEMESGLAKYINLKPTIFNTEKPVAYYKSIHPGYMTDHGALLFDYHADEEPYIEKLDYDKPLFEQLWPGQLIVPKWVRSRKNTIIYWIVILFWLYTDLPDHISPTPGICLTNQISRVVIMASEFLEIPDITNKLRAEIQPGFTSVPVQYALFCLHLLKIAILTFFLETGFVNPYSINPIKNWMVLNSAATSPQLKEVAKKLGWIGTRRSTKAGYESGLYNFILAKHGGQVGAFRAGVLTSAINPGFVLERGEGFQTPLKDRSKNSTFETMKEKRKFILGDDYYQALEDNLKHNLAVARKENNSGKYSEEIRRFRKYGLFEVDDRLTEMVALRKEVHPKYAKKDEDEEKKKK
- the TBLA0B02080 gene encoding uncharacterized protein is translated as MSQEPLYKHDYSYGNQYREQQSSGTIAQRPDTANSVISQTHSNWQPMSPSGSQKILHQRSSINYYPSTHSNAYKTNFPDNSIYGSPSQLLTSSTPNRARANEIFNDRSIHLSDIQHLNVAHSYNNHGRFDERHKNIQSSFLNSCCNDNFGPSKENICQSQNGNSFLDVNNKPNGVENLTNDYSISSSTSSNHWDSMAQSKYEGFYPVSSSSNLRPFPISSSPQSQNIANYNFMKSNASSRGHGQFYGQNLDNVSSSTINMKNYRSTSRIASPISGGNTVLNNSSISSMDKESSEPARVTLIRSESRNSTSYKQNLNNSNLLSGQANFVRPMTDRSVNNYNNSNYYDKRLNEKEYNTFSTNVCSSKVNENESRTIRGTNDTSNYGSDIFNFTLNELTYFSRKENNWKKQFSLQPIILNNRGFVLRDILANEDRYHQRYSEHFF
- the PRP39 gene encoding Prp39p (similar to Saccharomyces cerevisiae PRP39 (YML046W); ancestral locus Anc_1.493) codes for the protein MSLNSNLLSDLDAAFIKDNSQLVEAYNDINWNDLTSLNNLVASIEKVVVKYKTPNIDIREALEGIFWQLLKRYPLFFGYWKKFTAIIYQLNGLEASINILSKSIEAFPRSLELWCDYLNVMCANNPDQIDTIRKNFLKAKDLVGHHFLANTFWDKYIAFETKHEEWDNLFDIYNEMVDIPLHQYSRYGQAYMNLLQSGKTKKTDKDASSRLKWTQKLVSMVWTYESKIKQSYFSLTPPSEGEVNNWDAYLSFLLSNYKNNKISIKYVTMVFERSLTPCLYFEKIWLKYVNWLQNENYFQLPHVIDIYKRGNKVLAVQCREFRFQYIKYLKKQYSNNKDMVFVYFTEAIASFNEIWPLEVFPMGEYLVIVKRYKFASRISQPSKEILSKQTAFWKYLDKCVMNYLKKNIDLSDPLQSMMNDHNISAVISMLIKHVWLVLKNTMQTMKYFNYFGKIKILQSSVTFWLLYYKFEKSSKNFIKLESFINNLGSKIFLPTTIMNDILTDYSKFYLTNATVTDFQKAQKSDLYEETPKLDPILYSHFKLNDPSWYPGKNFNITLDNIQKKQEFKENGHPGIIIDKPQITNTIIGVNSKNFIKRPPGLPQFRNLEKINQSPRYTEYIP
- the RAD7 gene encoding UV-damaged DNA-binding protein RAD7 (similar to Saccharomyces cerevisiae RAD7 (YJR052W); ancestral locus Anc_1.492), encoding MYRPGRRNRTNENDVKGPNSALTQFLKQEGINAETIRNNWLEHQKKKKEKEEEESNIEQQSSNNGSAPKNKVIVVKKEAGDGIEAEIQESSDSSATESDQDKADLSRFSRRLRSAQNDSDEEEYDSISLSTTTTSNLTKEVEKEEEEKNTKRKKQVLQARKKRRKKAANLLDRKTFIIPTLQSICISNISENILKLEKKNITENIPTVIGNSTNTDSSYNKDSPDTYSHLRQVFGGISVDNLNNLAKALSKNRALNDTTLQLFLKTNLTALEFHDCSKISYDGYKTLAIFSPYLKSLTLNMCGQLNNEALLFIMEKLPNLESLFLDGPFLINEPTWSKFFEGMKGRLKEFHISNTHRFTDKNLSSLLENCGPELISLGFSRMDSLFNYSLIPQYLTNQEFHTISLQYPYNEDDVNDETVINILSQIGKSLKSLNLNGCTAITDVSIINGFSAFLADNHILEELSIEELDQITDDSMVYLFSTTSFPKLKALSLQKCINLGNASIVELFLSEAKDSILDLNLNSLKQLTQESFTHMFLPELRHLNMSFVRSVNNDVVELIGKQNLNISLLEVFGDNLVTGDALIRDGLTIIGRQSDSI